A genomic segment from Sciurus carolinensis chromosome 1, mSciCar1.2, whole genome shotgun sequence encodes:
- the LOC124989163 gene encoding extensin-like, which produces MVILQSSDPRPCGPPLLRYGPPGLRLLLPPNRLSTRGPGPPNPGSGPSPPPPPRCHLPWRQEWGRGEEERSRGGGFGPGRLSAPGGRGRGQRQRRRSVSPRRRQRRRRRRPTPAGTHRLHCPPAPPPFRLPPPGTAPSPSPRPSPSCTAPRKVRPAPPRTRAEKCPLPRPRRPARRGMGTAPPRLGARPRRREGPAPSRGMSPAPLPERVQWYQPSRFLLPLPRLPAEAPPPLPAHQVASPPRLRPALQHFTMGPPYRHHLLVCMDTPTKSPSQPVTGPEVTPTPHLKAAEPSFSTKRTSQRAGGVRGAAGGYSLLSRTLLFAHTHPDPPPPSAALGANEGD; this is translated from the exons ATGGTAATTTTGCAGAG CTCCGACCCCCGCCCCTGTGGACCACCCCTCCTCCGCTACGGCCCTCCAGGGCTGCGGCTGCTTCTGCCCCCAAACCGGCTCTCCACGCGCGGACCTGGCCCCCCCAACCCCGGCTCgggtccttcccctccccctcccccgagGTGCCACTTACCCTGGaggcaggagtgggggaggggcgagGAGGAGCGGAGCAGGGGAGGGGGCTTCGGTCCGGGGCGGCTCTCAGCCCCggggggccggggccggggccagCGGCAGCGGCGGCGCAGCGTCTCCCcccggcggcggcagcggcggcggcggcgccgtCCCACTCCCGCAGGCACACATAGGCTCCATTGTCCGCCGGCGCCTCCCCCTTTCCGGCTCCCCCCTCCCGGTACcgccccttccccctcccctcgaCCCTCCCCCAGCTGCACCGCGCCACGAAAGGTACGGCCGGCCCCGCCTCGGACGCGAGCGGAGAAGTGCCCCCTCCCCCGGCCCCGACGTCCCGCCCGGCGGGGAATGGGGACCGCCCCTCCCCGCCTCGGCGCCCGGCCCCGCCGCCGGGAAGGGCCCGCCCCCTCCAGGGGAATGTCACCAGCCCCCCTCCCGGAACGCGTGCAATGGTACCAACCCAGCcgcttcctcctccccctcccccgccttCCCGCAGAGGCTCCGCCCCCGCTCCCCGCCCACCAAGTAGCCTCGCCTCCTCGGCTCCGCCCCGCCCTCCAACATTTTACTATGGGACCGCCCTACCGGCACCACCTCCTGGTTTGCATGGACACGCCCACCAAGTCCCCTTCCCAGCCGGTCACCGGGCCAGAGGTGACGCCCACTCCCCACCTTAAAGCGGCAGAGCCCTCTTTCTCAACTAAAAGAACCTCCCAAAGGGCCGGTGGGGTGAGAGGTGCGGCCGGGGGGTATTCTCTCCTTTCCCGCACCCTCCTCTTCGCGCACACTCACCCGGACCCCCCACCGCCTTCTGCAGCTCTGGGAGCAAACGAAGGGGACTAG